A single window of Streptomyces cathayae DNA harbors:
- the ppgK gene encoding polyphosphate--glucose phosphotransferase, translating into MQIFGVDIGGSGIKGAPVDLDKGDLAQERHKVLTPHPSTPDAVADGVKEVVDHFGWSGPVGVTFPGVVTDGTTVRSAANVDKSWVDTDARMLLGDRLGGMPVTVVNDADAAGIAEVHFGAGRGRRGTVILLTFGTGIGSAVFVDGLLVPNTELGHLELNGHEAEKRASSKAKEDHELTWEHWARRVQKYLAHVEMLFSPELIVIGGGVSRKSDRFLHHIHGIKAEVVPARLQNNAGIVGAAMRAATGV; encoded by the coding sequence ATGCAGATCTTCGGTGTGGACATCGGCGGTTCCGGGATCAAGGGTGCCCCGGTCGACCTGGACAAGGGGGACCTCGCGCAGGAGCGCCACAAGGTCCTCACCCCGCACCCGTCCACGCCGGACGCGGTGGCCGACGGTGTCAAGGAGGTCGTCGACCACTTCGGCTGGTCCGGACCGGTCGGGGTCACCTTCCCCGGCGTGGTCACCGACGGCACCACGGTCCGTTCGGCGGCCAACGTCGACAAGAGCTGGGTCGACACCGACGCGCGCATGCTGCTCGGCGACCGACTGGGCGGCATGCCCGTGACGGTGGTCAACGACGCGGACGCGGCGGGCATCGCCGAGGTGCACTTCGGCGCCGGCCGGGGCCGCCGGGGCACGGTCATCCTGCTGACCTTCGGCACGGGGATCGGCAGCGCCGTGTTCGTGGACGGCCTCCTCGTCCCCAACACGGAGCTCGGCCATCTGGAGCTGAACGGCCACGAGGCGGAGAAGCGGGCCTCCAGCAAGGCCAAGGAGGACCACGAGCTGACGTGGGAGCACTGGGCACGACGGGTGCAGAAGTACCTGGCCCATGTGGAGATGCTGTTCTCGCCGGAGCTGATCGTCATCGGCGGCGGCGTCAGCCGCAAGTCCGACAGGTTCCTGCACCACATCCACGGCATCAAGGCCGAGGTCGTCCCGGCGCGGCTGCAGAACAACGCGGGCATCGTCGGGGCGGCGATGCGGGCGGCCACGGGCGTGTGA
- a CDS encoding 4-hydroxy-3-methylbut-2-enyl diphosphate reductase: MGRMTASSGRRVLLAAPRGYCAGVDRAVIAVEKALEQYGAPVYVRHEIVHNKYVVQTLEKKGAVFVEQTEEVPPGNIVMFSAHGVAPVVHEEAERGRLATIDATCPLVTKVHKEAVRFAQEDYDILLIGHEGHEEVIGTSGEAPDHIQLVDGPEDVAKVEVRDPSKVVWLSQTTLSVDETMETVDALKGKFPQLISPPSDDICYATQNRQLAVKQMGAEADLVIVVGSRNSSNSVRLVEVAKLAGARDAHLVDFADEIDEAWLEGVSTVGLTSGASVPEVLVEQVLEWLAQRGFEDVEIVKAAEESIIFSLPKELRRDLRDEAAALVAERGGTGSDGPGAHSAG; this comes from the coding sequence ATGGGACGCATGACCGCTTCGTCTGGCCGCCGTGTCCTGCTCGCCGCCCCCCGGGGCTACTGCGCGGGCGTGGACCGCGCCGTGATCGCCGTCGAGAAGGCCCTCGAGCAGTACGGGGCCCCCGTCTACGTCCGGCACGAGATCGTGCACAACAAATACGTCGTGCAGACCCTGGAGAAGAAGGGAGCCGTCTTCGTCGAACAGACGGAGGAGGTGCCCCCGGGCAACATCGTCATGTTCTCCGCGCACGGAGTGGCCCCCGTGGTCCACGAGGAGGCCGAGCGCGGCCGGCTCGCCACCATCGACGCGACCTGCCCGCTGGTCACCAAGGTGCACAAGGAAGCGGTCCGGTTCGCCCAGGAGGACTACGACATCCTCCTGATCGGGCACGAGGGCCACGAGGAGGTCATCGGCACCTCCGGCGAGGCGCCCGACCACATCCAGCTCGTCGACGGCCCCGAGGACGTCGCCAAGGTCGAGGTCCGCGACCCGTCGAAGGTGGTCTGGCTCTCCCAGACCACCCTCTCGGTGGACGAGACCATGGAGACCGTCGACGCCCTCAAGGGCAAGTTCCCCCAGCTGATCTCCCCGCCCAGCGACGACATCTGCTACGCCACGCAGAACCGTCAGCTCGCGGTCAAGCAGATGGGCGCCGAGGCCGACCTGGTCATCGTGGTCGGCTCCCGGAACTCCTCCAACTCCGTACGGCTCGTCGAGGTCGCCAAGCTCGCGGGCGCCCGCGACGCCCACCTGGTGGACTTCGCCGACGAGATCGACGAGGCATGGCTGGAGGGCGTCTCCACGGTCGGCCTGACCTCGGGCGCCTCGGTGCCGGAGGTCCTGGTCGAGCAGGTCCTGGAATGGCTCGCGCAGCGCGGCTTCGAGGACGTCGAGATCGTCAAGGCCGCCGAGGAGTCCATCATCTTCTCGCTGCCCAAGGAGCTCCGTCGCGACCTGCGCGACGAGGCGGCGGCGCTGGTGGCGGAGCGCGGCGGCACCGGGTCGGACGGGCCGGGGGCGCACTCCGCGGGGTGA
- the xseA gene encoding exodeoxyribonuclease VII large subunit, which produces MALNTSAEAPIPVGEVSRLIGGWIDRLGAVWVEGQITQLSRRPGAGVVFLTLRDASHDISVGVTCYRQVFDAVADVVSEGARVVVHCKPEWYAPRGQLSLRAAEIRPVGVGELLARLEQLKKSLAREGLFAPELKKPLPFLPRLIGLVCGRASAAERDVLENARRRWPAVRFEVRNVAVQGVHAVPQVVQAVKELDAVDEVDVIVVARGGGSVEDLLPFSDEQLVRAVAACRTPVVSAIGHEPDSPLLDHVADVRASTPTDAAKKIVPDVGEEYERVRLLRDRARRCVQAFVDREERGLAHALARPSVEDPYRMVDARAGEVTALLDRARRCLRHQLDRTDSELTHTHARVVALSPAATLQRGYAVLQRADGQAVRDPGGVEPGEVLRARVSEGEFTVRVDA; this is translated from the coding sequence ATGGCTCTCAACACGTCTGCGGAAGCGCCGATCCCGGTCGGTGAGGTGTCGCGGCTCATCGGGGGGTGGATCGACCGGCTCGGCGCGGTGTGGGTCGAGGGGCAGATCACCCAGCTGTCGCGGCGCCCGGGCGCCGGGGTGGTGTTCCTGACGCTGCGGGACGCCTCGCACGACATCTCCGTCGGCGTCACCTGCTACCGGCAGGTGTTCGACGCCGTCGCCGACGTGGTGAGCGAGGGCGCGCGCGTCGTGGTGCACTGCAAGCCCGAGTGGTACGCCCCGCGCGGGCAGCTGTCGCTGCGGGCCGCCGAGATCAGGCCGGTCGGGGTCGGGGAACTGCTCGCCCGGCTGGAGCAGCTGAAGAAGTCCCTCGCCCGGGAGGGTCTTTTCGCGCCGGAGCTGAAGAAGCCGCTGCCGTTCCTGCCGCGGCTGATCGGGCTGGTCTGCGGACGCGCCTCGGCCGCCGAGCGGGACGTGCTGGAGAACGCCCGGCGCCGCTGGCCCGCCGTCCGCTTCGAGGTGCGCAACGTCGCCGTGCAGGGGGTACACGCGGTGCCGCAGGTCGTCCAGGCCGTGAAGGAGCTGGACGCGGTCGACGAGGTGGACGTGATCGTCGTCGCGCGGGGCGGGGGCAGCGTGGAGGACCTGCTGCCGTTCTCCGACGAGCAGCTGGTGCGGGCGGTGGCGGCCTGTCGTACGCCGGTCGTCTCGGCGATCGGGCACGAGCCGGACAGCCCGCTCCTGGACCACGTCGCCGACGTACGGGCCTCCACTCCGACGGACGCCGCCAAGAAGATCGTCCCGGACGTGGGTGAGGAGTACGAGCGGGTGCGGCTGCTGCGCGACCGCGCGCGGCGCTGCGTCCAGGCGTTCGTCGACCGGGAGGAGCGGGGACTGGCCCATGCCCTGGCCCGGCCGTCGGTCGAGGATCCGTACCGGATGGTCGACGCGCGGGCCGGGGAGGTCACGGCGCTGCTCGACCGGGCCCGGCGCTGTCTGCGCCACCAGCTGGACCGGACCGACTCCGAGCTGACGCACACGCACGCGCGCGTGGTGGCCCTGTCCCCCGCCGCGACGCTCCAGCGCGGGTACGCCGTGCTGCAGCGGGCCGACGGGCAGGCGGTGCGCGATCCGGGCGGGGTGGAGCCCGGTGAGGTGCTGCGGGCGCGGGTGTCCGAGGGTGAGTTCACAGTCCGAGTCGATGCGTAG
- a CDS encoding exodeoxyribonuclease VII small subunit produces MTSKKDQSTAASAEAEALGYEQARDELIEVVRRLETGGTTLEESLALWERGEELAKVCRRRLDGARARLDAALAQEETGGSGGSER; encoded by the coding sequence ATGACCAGCAAGAAGGACCAGTCGACGGCGGCCTCGGCCGAGGCCGAGGCGCTCGGTTACGAGCAGGCGCGGGACGAGTTGATCGAGGTCGTGCGCCGCCTGGAGACGGGCGGTACGACGCTGGAGGAGTCGCTCGCGCTCTGGGAGCGGGGCGAGGAGCTGGCCAAGGTGTGCCGCCGCCGGCTGGACGGGGCGCGGGCCCGGCTGGACGCGGCACTCGCACAGGAGGAGACCGGGGGCTCCGGGGGCTCCGAACGGTGA
- a CDS encoding malonic semialdehyde reductase, whose protein sequence is MSFVLDPAAQDLLFREARTANTFTDEPVTDEQIQAIYDLVKYGPTSMNQSPLRVTLVRSPEARERLVQHMAEGNATKTAAAPLVAILSADNEFHEELPQLFPHFPGAKDMFAGDRSMREGQASLNAALQAAYFIIGVRAVGLAAGPMTGCDFEGIRKEFLDDDHTPLMVVNIGRPGENAWFPRSPRLEYDKVVTTV, encoded by the coding sequence ATGTCTTTCGTTCTTGACCCCGCCGCCCAGGACCTCCTGTTCCGCGAGGCTCGCACCGCCAACACGTTCACCGACGAGCCGGTGACCGACGAGCAGATTCAGGCGATCTACGACCTGGTCAAGTACGGCCCGACCTCCATGAACCAGTCGCCGCTGCGCGTCACCCTGGTCCGTTCCCCCGAGGCCCGCGAGCGTCTCGTCCAGCACATGGCCGAGGGCAACGCGACCAAGACGGCCGCCGCCCCGCTGGTCGCCATCCTCTCCGCGGACAACGAGTTCCACGAGGAGCTGCCGCAGCTCTTCCCGCACTTCCCCGGGGCCAAGGACATGTTCGCCGGCGACCGCTCGATGCGGGAGGGCCAGGCTTCCCTGAACGCCGCCCTGCAGGCCGCGTACTTCATCATCGGCGTCCGCGCCGTCGGCCTGGCCGCCGGACCGATGACCGGCTGCGACTTCGAGGGCATCCGCAAGGAGTTCCTCGACGACGACCACACCCCGCTGATGGTCGTCAACATCGGCCGTCCCGGTGAGAACGCCTGGTTCCCGCGCAGCCCGCGCCTGGAGTACGACAAGGTCGTCACCACCGTCTGA
- a CDS encoding DUF4245 domain-containing protein, whose amino-acid sequence MAGTNSTQKSARDMVLSLGLILLAAGVIWLFSPHDESEPDLQRVDYRVDLLTARRAASYPVAAPEGLPEEWKPTSVRYRGKDFESWHLGYRAPDGQYVAVEQSTEKPVVFIEDATQGAEKTGTTQQIDGRTWTRYEGDHYDALVHEDPEGSTTVVTGTASFDQLTRMAEALRVEPAAPASG is encoded by the coding sequence GTGGCAGGAACGAACAGCACGCAGAAATCGGCCCGGGACATGGTTCTCTCCCTGGGCCTCATCTTGCTCGCCGCGGGAGTGATCTGGCTGTTCAGCCCGCATGACGAGTCGGAGCCCGATCTCCAGCGGGTCGACTACCGGGTCGACCTGCTGACCGCACGCCGCGCCGCCTCCTACCCGGTGGCCGCGCCCGAGGGGCTGCCCGAGGAGTGGAAGCCCACCTCCGTCCGCTACCGGGGCAAGGACTTCGAGTCCTGGCACCTCGGCTACCGGGCCCCCGACGGGCAGTACGTGGCGGTCGAGCAGTCCACCGAGAAGCCGGTGGTCTTCATCGAGGACGCGACCCAGGGCGCGGAGAAGACCGGGACCACCCAGCAGATCGACGGCAGGACCTGGACCCGGTACGAGGGCGATCACTACGACGCGCTGGTGCACGAGGACCCCGAGGGCTCGACCACGGTGGTGACCGGCACGGCCTCCTTCGACCAGCTGACGCGGATGGCCGAGGCGCTGCGCGTCGAACCCGCCGCACCGGCGTCCGGCTGA
- the glpX gene encoding class II fructose-bisphosphatase, with protein MTEHHQLPSELDVPSEAPDRNLALELVRVTEAAAMAAGRWVGRGDKNGADGAAVRAMRTLVSTVSMNGVVVIGEGEKDEAPMLFNGERVGDGTGPECDIAVDPIDGTTLTAKGMTNAIAVLAAAERGSMFDPSAVFYMDKLVTGPEAADFVDIDAPVSVNIRRVAKAKRVTPEDVTVVILDRPRHDGIIKEIRETGARIKLISDGDVAGSILALREGTGIDLLLGIGGTPEGIISACAVKCLGGTLQGKLWPQDDAERQRAIDAGHDLDRVLTDADLVTGENVFFVATGITDGELLRGVRYRSETATTDSIVMRSKSGTVRRIDSEHRLSKLRAYSAVDFDRAR; from the coding sequence ATGACCGAGCACCATCAATTGCCGTCCGAGCTCGATGTGCCCTCCGAAGCTCCCGACCGCAACCTCGCCCTGGAACTCGTCCGGGTCACCGAGGCGGCGGCGATGGCCGCGGGGCGCTGGGTCGGGCGGGGCGACAAGAACGGCGCCGACGGTGCCGCGGTACGCGCCATGCGCACCCTCGTCTCCACCGTCTCGATGAACGGCGTCGTCGTCATCGGCGAGGGCGAGAAGGACGAGGCCCCGATGCTCTTCAACGGGGAGCGCGTGGGCGACGGGACGGGACCCGAGTGCGACATCGCCGTCGACCCGATCGACGGCACCACGCTGACCGCGAAGGGCATGACCAACGCGATCGCCGTGCTCGCCGCCGCCGAACGCGGCTCGATGTTCGACCCGTCCGCGGTGTTCTACATGGACAAGCTGGTCACCGGGCCCGAGGCGGCCGACTTCGTCGACATCGACGCGCCGGTGTCCGTGAACATCCGCCGGGTCGCCAAGGCCAAGCGGGTCACGCCCGAGGACGTCACCGTGGTGATCCTCGACCGGCCGCGGCACGACGGCATCATCAAGGAGATCCGGGAGACCGGGGCGCGGATCAAGCTGATCTCCGACGGCGACGTGGCCGGCTCGATCCTCGCCCTGCGCGAGGGCACCGGCATCGACCTGCTGCTCGGCATCGGCGGCACCCCCGAGGGCATCATCTCGGCCTGTGCCGTGAAGTGCCTCGGCGGCACCCTCCAGGGCAAGCTGTGGCCGCAGGACGACGCGGAGCGGCAGCGCGCGATCGACGCGGGGCACGACCTCGACCGGGTGCTGACCGACGCCGACCTGGTCACCGGGGAGAACGTCTTCTTCGTGGCCACCGGCATCACCGACGGCGAGCTGCTGCGCGGGGTGCGCTACCGCTCCGAGACCGCCACGACCGACTCCATCGTGATGCGCTCCAAGTCCGGCACGGTCCGCCGGATCGACTCCGAGCACCGGCTGAGCAAGCTGCGCGCCTACAGCGCGGTGGACTTCGACCGGGCGAGGTAG
- a CDS encoding WhiB family transcriptional regulator, with the protein MPQPPHSSLQVAAVPAQRVPTRDRDQDTPWHTEAVCRRDEAGLFFAPSKEPTAARLSREEAAKRVCGRCPVMVECREHALLQPEPYGVWGGLTAAERRVVLARRRRRDLELQKTAHTGGPIAAAG; encoded by the coding sequence GTGCCGCAACCGCCGCATTCGTCCCTGCAGGTAGCTGCCGTTCCGGCCCAGCGGGTGCCGACGCGAGACAGGGATCAGGACACGCCCTGGCACACCGAGGCGGTGTGCCGGCGTGACGAGGCAGGGCTGTTCTTCGCCCCCTCGAAGGAACCCACGGCCGCCCGGCTCTCCCGCGAGGAGGCCGCCAAGCGGGTCTGCGGCCGCTGTCCGGTGATGGTCGAGTGCCGGGAGCACGCGCTGCTCCAGCCCGAGCCCTACGGCGTCTGGGGCGGCCTGACCGCCGCCGAGCGCCGGGTGGTCCTGGCCCGGCGCCGCCGCCGCGACCTGGAGCTGCAGAAGACGGCGCACACCGGCGGCCCCATAGCCGCAGCGGGCTGA
- a CDS encoding DUF1707 SHOCT-like domain-containing protein codes for MDLQKHAQPRDGAAPAADLRVSDADRDRVADLLREALAEGRLTADEHAERVEGVLAAKTAGELEVFVRDLPGAHQGRAVHASAPSRPTAGAIPVDPDENVVAVFSSATRKGRWRAGRRIHVYAVFGNVEIDLSEALFDHQQVVIKAFSVFGNVEVRVPQNVSLRGMGGGVLGNFEVASLDAEDPEAPVVYVDGWAVLGNVEARPKRGKLVADILDRVQRSVDKRRSLDH; via the coding sequence GTGGACCTTCAGAAGCACGCCCAGCCCCGGGACGGCGCCGCGCCGGCCGCCGACCTGCGCGTCTCGGACGCGGACCGTGACCGCGTCGCCGACCTCCTGCGCGAGGCCCTCGCGGAGGGCCGGCTGACCGCCGACGAGCACGCGGAGCGTGTCGAGGGCGTGCTGGCCGCCAAGACGGCGGGCGAGCTCGAGGTGTTCGTCCGGGACCTGCCGGGCGCCCATCAGGGGCGCGCGGTCCACGCCTCGGCGCCGAGCCGCCCCACCGCCGGCGCCATCCCGGTGGACCCCGACGAGAACGTGGTGGCGGTCTTCAGTTCCGCCACCCGCAAGGGCCGCTGGCGGGCGGGCCGCCGCATCCATGTGTACGCGGTCTTCGGCAACGTCGAGATAGACCTCAGCGAAGCGCTCTTCGACCACCAGCAGGTCGTGATCAAGGCTTTCTCGGTCTTCGGCAACGTCGAGGTCCGCGTCCCGCAGAACGTGTCGCTGCGCGGCATGGGCGGTGGCGTGCTCGGCAACTTCGAGGTGGCCTCGCTGGACGCGGAGGACCCCGAGGCCCCGGTGGTCTACGTGGACGGCTGGGCGGTGCTGGGCAATGTCGAGGCGCGGCCCAAGCGGGGCAAGCTGGTGGCGGACATCCTCGACCGGGTGCAGCGCTCGGTGGACAAGCGCAGGAGCCTGGACCACTGA
- a CDS encoding fumarate hydratase, with translation MGEMPEFEYADLLPMGEDTTPYRLVTSEGVSTFEADGRTFLKVEPEALRKLAEEAIRDIQHYLRPAHLTQLRRIIDDPEASSNDKFVALDLLKNANISAAGVLPMCQDTGTAIVMGKRGQNVLTRGGDEEALSRGIYDAYRKLNLRYSQLAPLTMWEEKNTGSNLPAQIELYATDGDAYKFLFMAKGGGSANKSFLYQETKAVLNEASMMKFLEEKIRSLGTAACPPYHLAIVVGGTSAEYALKTAKYASAHYLDEIPAEGSPLGQGFRDKELEEKVFELTQKIGIGAQFGGKYFCHDVRVVRLPRHGASCPVAIAVSCSADRQAVAKITAEGVFLEQLEKDPARFLPETTDEQLESDAGNPDVVEVDLNQPMDAILAELTKYPVKTRLSLTGPLVVARDIAHAKIKERLDAGEGMPQYLKDHPVYYAGPAKTPEGYASGSFGPTTAGRMDSYVEQFQAAGGSRVMLAKGNRSKQVTDACEAHGGFYLGSIGGPAARLAQDCIKKVEVLEYEELGMEAVWKIEVEDFPAFVVVDDKGNDFFQDPAPAPTFTTIPVRGPGLA, from the coding sequence ATGGGCGAGATGCCTGAGTTCGAGTACGCCGATCTGCTCCCCATGGGAGAGGACACCACCCCCTACCGGCTGGTGACCTCCGAAGGTGTCTCCACCTTCGAGGCCGACGGGCGGACCTTCCTCAAGGTGGAGCCCGAGGCGCTGCGCAAGCTCGCCGAAGAGGCCATCCGCGACATCCAGCACTACCTGCGCCCCGCGCACCTCACCCAGCTGCGCCGCATCATCGACGACCCCGAGGCCTCGTCCAACGACAAGTTCGTCGCCCTGGACCTGCTGAAGAACGCCAACATCTCGGCGGCCGGCGTGCTCCCCATGTGCCAGGACACCGGCACCGCGATCGTCATGGGCAAGCGCGGCCAGAACGTCCTCACCCGGGGCGGCGACGAGGAGGCCCTGTCCCGGGGCATCTACGACGCCTACCGGAAGCTCAACCTGCGCTACTCCCAGCTGGCGCCGCTGACCATGTGGGAGGAGAAGAACACCGGCTCCAACCTCCCCGCCCAGATCGAGCTCTACGCCACCGACGGCGACGCCTACAAGTTCCTGTTCATGGCCAAGGGCGGCGGCTCGGCCAACAAGAGCTTCCTCTACCAGGAGACCAAGGCCGTCCTGAACGAGGCTTCCATGATGAAGTTCCTGGAGGAGAAGATCCGTTCGCTCGGTACGGCCGCCTGCCCGCCGTACCACCTGGCGATCGTCGTCGGCGGTACGTCCGCCGAGTACGCGCTGAAGACCGCGAAGTACGCCTCCGCGCACTACCTCGACGAGATCCCGGCCGAGGGCTCCCCGCTGGGCCAGGGCTTCCGGGACAAGGAGCTGGAGGAGAAGGTCTTCGAGCTGACGCAGAAGATCGGCATCGGCGCGCAGTTCGGCGGCAAGTACTTCTGCCACGACGTGCGCGTGGTCCGCCTGCCGCGGCACGGCGCGTCCTGCCCGGTCGCCATCGCCGTCTCCTGCTCCGCCGACCGCCAGGCCGTCGCGAAGATCACCGCCGAGGGCGTCTTCCTGGAGCAGCTGGAGAAGGACCCCGCGCGGTTCCTGCCCGAGACCACGGACGAGCAGCTGGAGTCGGACGCCGGCAACCCGGACGTCGTCGAGGTCGACCTGAACCAGCCGATGGACGCCATCCTGGCGGAGCTCACCAAGTACCCGGTCAAGACCCGGCTCTCGCTCACCGGCCCGCTGGTGGTGGCCCGCGACATCGCGCACGCCAAGATCAAGGAGCGGCTGGACGCGGGCGAGGGGATGCCGCAGTACCTCAAGGACCACCCGGTGTACTACGCCGGTCCGGCCAAGACGCCCGAGGGCTACGCGTCCGGCTCCTTCGGCCCGACGACGGCCGGCCGCATGGACTCCTACGTCGAGCAGTTCCAGGCGGCCGGCGGCTCCAGGGTGATGCTGGCCAAGGGCAACCGCAGCAAGCAGGTCACCGACGCGTGCGAGGCGCACGGCGGCTTCTACCTCGGCTCGATCGGCGGCCCGGCCGCCCGGCTCGCCCAGGACTGCATCAAGAAGGTCGAGGTCCTGGAGTACGAGGAGCTCGGCATGGAGGCGGTCTGGAAGATCGAGGTCGAGGACTTCCCGGCGTTCGTGGTCGTCGACGACAAGGGCAACGACTTCTTCCAGGACCCGGCGCCGGCCCCGACGTTCACGACGATCCCGGTGCGGGGACCCGGGCTGGCGTAG
- a CDS encoding M28 family metallopeptidase has product MRRRFAVASFSLAVVLGCGTLPAAASAPADTSPSAPAVEALAAPDVDVTKVRAHLSELSAIAGRNGGNRRSTTQGYRDSVAYVKGKLQAAGYTVTEQACTSGCTSGAGPNLIAEWPRGDANNVYLFGAHLDGVSAGPGMNDNGSGSAALLENALTLAQQNPAMRNRVRFAWWTDEEQGLNGSKFYVRSLSSTQRSQIRAYYNFDMVASTNGGYFINRITTSAAAPMKAYWDSLGLRPEENTEGAGRSDDYPFQQAGIPTSGYAMGASARKTTAQAAKWGGTAGSAYDPCYHRSCDTLTNVNTTGLNHAADGIAHTLWQQAVS; this is encoded by the coding sequence GTGAGACGACGATTCGCCGTGGCGAGCTTCTCCCTCGCCGTCGTGCTCGGCTGCGGAACACTCCCCGCCGCGGCCTCCGCTCCCGCGGACACGAGCCCCTCCGCCCCCGCCGTGGAGGCGCTCGCCGCGCCCGACGTCGACGTGACGAAAGTGCGGGCGCACCTGAGCGAACTCAGCGCCATCGCCGGCCGCAACGGCGGCAACCGCCGCTCCACCACCCAGGGGTACCGCGACTCCGTCGCCTACGTGAAGGGCAAGCTGCAGGCGGCCGGTTACACCGTCACCGAGCAGGCCTGCACCTCCGGCTGCACCAGCGGAGCGGGCCCCAACCTGATCGCCGAGTGGCCGCGGGGCGACGCGAACAACGTCTACCTGTTCGGCGCCCACCTCGACGGCGTCTCGGCGGGCCCCGGCATGAACGACAACGGTTCCGGCTCGGCCGCGCTCCTGGAGAACGCCCTGACCCTGGCCCAGCAGAACCCGGCCATGCGCAACCGGGTCCGCTTCGCCTGGTGGACCGACGAGGAGCAGGGCCTCAACGGCTCGAAGTTCTACGTCCGTTCGCTGTCCTCCACCCAGCGCTCCCAGATCCGGGCGTACTACAACTTCGACATGGTCGCCTCGACCAACGGCGGCTACTTCATCAACCGCATCACCACCTCGGCCGCCGCGCCGATGAAGGCGTACTGGGACTCGCTGGGCCTGCGGCCCGAGGAGAACACCGAGGGCGCGGGGCGCAGCGACGACTACCCCTTCCAGCAGGCCGGCATCCCCACCTCCGGCTACGCGATGGGCGCCAGTGCCCGCAAGACAACCGCCCAGGCCGCCAAATGGGGCGGCACGGCCGGTTCCGCCTACGACCCCTGCTACCACCGGTCCTGCGACACCCTCACCAACGTCAACACCACCGGCCTGAACCACGCGGCCGACGGCATCGCCCACACCCTCTGGCAGCAGGCCGTCTCCTGA
- a CDS encoding class II fumarate hydratase, whose amino-acid sequence MTTTDDNRHHRIEHDSMGEVKVPADAKWRAQTQRAVENFPVSGQRLERAHIEALARIKGAAAKVNADLGVLDEEIAGAIGAAAAEVAEGTWDEHFPVDVFQTGSGTSSNMNTNEVIATLATERLGRAVHPNDHVNASQSSNDVFPSSIHIAATAAVTRDLMPALEHLAASLERKAEEFADVVKSGRTHLMDATPVTLGQEFGGYAAQMRYGVERLHASLPRLAELPLGGTAVGTGINTPPGFSAAVIAEVARVTGLPLTEARDHFEAQGARDGIVETSGQLRTIAVGLTKITNDLRWMASGPRTGLAEIALPDLQPGSSIMPGKVNPVVPEAVLMVCAQVMGNDAAVATAGASGNFELNVMLPVIAKNVLESIRLLANASRLLADRTVDGIVADRERAREYAESSPSVVTPLNRYIGYEEAAKVAKKALAERRTIRQVVLESGYVERGDLTLEQLDEALDVLRMTRP is encoded by the coding sequence ATGACGACCACGGACGACAACCGGCACCACCGCATCGAGCACGACTCCATGGGAGAGGTGAAGGTACCGGCCGACGCCAAGTGGCGGGCGCAGACGCAGCGGGCCGTGGAGAACTTCCCCGTCTCCGGGCAGCGCCTCGAACGCGCCCACATCGAGGCCCTCGCCCGGATCAAGGGCGCCGCCGCGAAGGTGAACGCGGACCTCGGGGTGCTGGACGAGGAGATCGCCGGGGCGATCGGCGCGGCGGCCGCCGAGGTCGCCGAGGGCACCTGGGACGAGCACTTCCCGGTCGACGTGTTCCAGACCGGCTCGGGCACCTCGTCCAACATGAACACCAACGAGGTCATCGCCACCCTGGCGACCGAGCGGCTCGGGCGGGCCGTGCACCCCAACGACCACGTCAACGCCTCCCAGTCGTCCAACGACGTCTTCCCGTCCTCGATCCACATCGCCGCCACCGCCGCCGTCACCCGGGACCTGATGCCGGCCCTGGAGCACCTCGCGGCCTCGCTGGAGCGCAAGGCCGAGGAGTTCGCCGACGTGGTGAAGTCCGGGCGGACGCACCTCATGGACGCCACGCCCGTGACGCTGGGGCAGGAGTTCGGCGGGTACGCCGCCCAGATGCGGTACGGGGTGGAGCGGCTGCACGCCTCCCTGCCCCGGCTGGCCGAACTGCCCCTGGGCGGAACCGCCGTCGGCACCGGCATCAACACCCCGCCCGGATTCTCGGCCGCCGTCATCGCGGAGGTCGCCCGGGTCACCGGGCTGCCGCTGACCGAGGCCCGCGACCACTTCGAGGCGCAGGGCGCCCGGGACGGGATCGTGGAGACCAGCGGTCAGCTGCGCACGATCGCCGTCGGGCTGACGAAGATCACCAACGATCTGCGCTGGATGGCCTCCGGCCCCCGCACCGGCCTCGCCGAGATCGCCCTGCCCGATCTGCAGCCCGGCTCCTCGATCATGCCCGGCAAGGTCAACCCGGTCGTCCCGGAGGCCGTCCTCATGGTCTGCGCGCAGGTCATGGGCAACGACGCGGCGGTCGCCACCGCGGGCGCCTCCGGCAACTTCGAACTCAACGTGATGCTGCCGGTCATCGCGAAGAACGTCCTGGAGTCGATCCGGCTGCTCGCCAACGCCTCCCGGCTGCTCGCCGACCGTACCGTCGACGGGATCGTCGCCGACCGCGAGCGGGCCCGCGAGTACGCCGAGTCCTCCCCCTCCGTGGTCACCCCGCTCAACAGGTACATCGGCTACGAGGAGGCCGCGAAGGTCGCCAAGAAGGCACTGGCGGAGCGGAGGACCATCCGCCAGGTGGTCCTGGAGAGCGGGTACGTCGAGCGCGGCGACCTCACCCTGGAGCAGCTCGACGAGGCCCTGGACGTCCTGCGGATGACGCGCCCCTGA